The following coding sequences are from one Humulus lupulus chromosome X, drHumLupu1.1, whole genome shotgun sequence window:
- the LOC133804614 gene encoding DNA polymerase epsilon catalytic subunit B-like, with translation MTYVHPFIFSLATIIPMSPDEVLRKGSGTLCEMLLMVQAYKANVICPNKHQSESEKFHNNRLLESETYIGGHVECLESGVFRSDLLTSFKLDPSGYQQLIDNLDRDLQYAIRVEGKMDLDFVSNYDEVRSSIFEKAELFDKFLNGSTLVECYSAVASVANR, from the exons ATGACCTATGTTCATCCGTTCATTTTCTCTCTTGCGACTATTATCCCGATGTCACCAGATGAGGTCCTGCGCAAGGGTAGTGGGACCCTCTGTGAAATGCTTCTAATGGTCCAG GCATACAAGGCAAATGTTATTTGCCCTAACAAACACCAATCTGAATCAGAGAAGTTTCATAATAACCGTCTTCTTGAAAGCGAGACATATATAGGTGGTCATGTGGAATGCCTTGAAAGTGGAGTTTTTAGATCTGATCTTTTAACTAGTTTTAAGCTTGACCCATCTGGATATCAG CAACTGATTGACAACCTTGATCGTGATCTGCAATATGCTATAAGAGTTGAGGGTAAGATGGACTTGGATTTCGTATCTAATTATGATGAAGTGAGGAGTTCTATCTTTGAAAAG GCTGAGCTTTTCGACAAGTTTCTCAATGGCTCAACCTTAGTGGAATGCTATTCAGCTGTTGCTTCTGTTGCCAACCGCTGA